The Clupea harengus chromosome 6, Ch_v2.0.2, whole genome shotgun sequence genome contains a region encoding:
- the LOC116220850 gene encoding uncharacterized protein LOC116220850 translates to MQCFDFYIMKLTHMLYPHTFLDKAQDIIQLNQVTEAEPGDTVTLDCFFHAAFENEALSWYKLSLGRKPFWVARSYRGISSWNPLFSEDSQNGRMNIQRSKGTFNLTIAKITSSDEAAYYCIGTAYQVVTFGNGTFLALKGHRQFNHSFNEDRAFFCAVANCGQMNTEKKKVLNTEKAVDPVVYGLAAVSGLCFVLICYLIYQDRRHKHDKGMLSVIIAIRMHYMSMFQRAYNEVQTETRTEDLRVFWFRPASGDSHPGVIYTNNSRGGQCEGRCVYSLSKKDINISDAGTYYCGIATSRQILFSVVFCCFSEKAVDPVVFGLAAVSGLCFMLICYLIYQDRKHKHDKEVKSQQVHTDRSVRDPSSGQDAEEPINYAALHFSDKKLKRGKKKRDLPRESIYSDVRG, encoded by the exons ATGCAATGCTTTGACTTCTACATCATGAAATTGACTCATATGCTTTACCCTCATACTTTTCTAGACAAAGCACAAGATATTATTCAATTAAATCAAGTAACAGAAGCTGAACCTGGAGATACAGTGACTTTAGATTGCTTTTTCCATGCGGCTTTCGAAAATGAAGCACTGTCCTGGTACAAACTATCGCTGGGACGAAAGCCTTTTTGGGTGGCTAGGTCTTATAGAGGAATTTCATCCTGGAATCCTTTGTTTTCTGAAGACTCTCAAAATGGACGAATGAACATACAGAGGTCTAAAGGAACATTTAATCTGACCATCGCAAAGATCACATCATCTGATGAAGCAGCATATTATTGCATTGGGACAGCGTATCAAGTGGTTACATTTGGAAATGGAACGTTTTTGGCTCTCAAAG GACACAGACAGTTTAACCACAGCTTTAATGAGGATAGAGCATTCTTCTGCGCAGTGGCCAACTGTGGACAAATGAACACTGAAAAGAAGAAAGTTTTGAACACAG aAAAAGCTGTGGATCCTGTTGTTTATGGGTTGGCTGCTGTGTCGGGACTGTGTTTTGTGCTCATATGTTACTTAATTTACCAAGACAGgagacacaaacatgacaaaggtaTGTTATCTGTGATAATAGCTATTAGAATGCATTACATGAGCATGTTTCAGAGAGCATA CAATGAAGTTCAAACTGAGACCAGAACAGAAGACCTCAGAGTGTTCTGGTTCAGACCAGCTTCAGGAGATTCCCATCCAGGAGTCAtttacaccaacaacagcagggGTGGTCAGTGTGAGGGTCGCTGTGTCTACAGTCTCTCTAAGAAGGACATCAACATCTCTGATGCTGGAACTTACTACTGTGGCATAGCCACAAGCAGACAAATACTGTTT AGTgttgttttctgctgtttttcagaAAAAGCTGTGGATCCTGTAGTTTTTGGGTTGGCTGCTGTGTCGGGACTGTGTTTTATGCTCATATGTTACTTAATTTACcaagacaggaaacacaaacatgacaaag AAGTGAAGTCTCAACAagttcacacagacaggtcCGTCAGAGATCCATCAAGTGGGCAG GACGCTGAAGAACCGATAAATTATGCTGCTTTGCACTTCTCTGATAAGAAactgaaaagaggaaagaagaagagagacctGCCACGTGAGAGCATATACTCCGACGTCAGAGGTTAA